From the Triticum urartu cultivar G1812 chromosome 4, Tu2.1, whole genome shotgun sequence genome, the window AGCTCCATCACATGTCACAACTAAATACGTCAACTATACTGACAAAACAAGAAGGTAGGTTGTGCTTGTATAACAGGTTTTGGGTTATCGATACAGGGCTACTATGCAGGTAGTGCTATTTTACAAACGTCCATCAGTAGGGAGTGAATGTCGAAGATATTCCGGCCTTGAATTCACCTTTTTGCTTCAGACATGCTAAGTTCAGGCATGGGAAGTTGAATTGTCCAATCCCATGTTTGGTGTGTGGTGGGAATAGTAAAGGCAATTTGAGAGAAAATAACTTCCCACATGAATTAACGGGGACGAGGCTGGGAAGAGATACGTGGGAATTGACCTCCTTAATTCTCTCTTTCCCCATCCCACCTCAATTCCCTTGCCCTCCAATCAAACAATGGATTATATGTCACCTACCCCTTAAATTCCTATTCCCTACCTCTAATATCCCCCAACCAAACAGGCTATAATGGGTATTCCAGGCTGATAGATGCAGTCAAGCAGGACACGTTCAATTTTTCCAAAAGTACGTAAATTATGCAACTCCCTACTATGATTTTTCATGAAATTTGTTCACCAATGATGGTTGAAGTGTACCGGTGGAAGGTATATAAACAAAGTTCGGCACGCAAATTGCATATTCACAATGATGTGTTTTCACAAATTTGGTCTGAATTCCCATTTAAGTCGACAAATTTGGTATATCTGTTCTTAATGACAGAATTCTAATAAAGAATGAGGTGTTACATTagcatatactccctccgttccataattcttgtcgtggttttagttcaaatgtgaactaaaaccacgacaagaATTGTGGAATGAACCAAAACCACGACAAgaattatggaacggagggagtacttattAAGTATGATAAAACACTGAGACTAGAAAACTCGATCATGCATTACACCCAAAGCACATATGGAATAGATCAGACACAATATTTTACCTTATTGTAGGCCAATGCAATTGACACGGCACCTCTCATGAGACCCGCCCACCAAATAATAACCTGAATAACCCACATCAAGTAAGTAACAGGAGTATTCTTGAAAGGACATAACATACATAAGATGTTTCTAATATGACACTCACTTGCTGCCTAATAGAGATCTTCTCCCCTGGAGTTGTTTTGGTCAAATTGGAGAGATAAGATAGTGGGAAAACAAATGCAGCTCTTGCAACCAGTACCAACGCCACAATAATGGAGCTCAAGCCAATAGATTTCATTGGGCTGCATAGTACAGAAAATGTGTTACAAAACAAAACTGTCTGGATGTGAACAACAAATATGTTACTACAGACATGGAAAGAAGCAGATAGAGAACATACCTATATGTTTCACTAACAATCTTCCACTTCTCTATATCCAATGCATCCATGCCAACATAGAGAAAGAGAAACGTCTCAGAGATGAATGACAACGTGGCGAAGGCATGCCTGTTGTGCATAGAATGACATAAGCATCAGCGAAGTTCAGATGTCAAATGATGGATTCACATGTATTTCTGATACAAACAATGCAGATACTTACTTGGTTGTGACCCTGGAACTCTCTGTTACATTGTGCCAGGTATAGTGTGACATTACAATACCACAGAAGAAAACCGTGAGAATACCACTCAAATCAAGCAACTGCAACACAAAGCAACCAGTCAATATCAATTAGAGCTAGCTGATAGTGACAGATTGTGTAGTATCTATGTGAAGTTAGTAGTGCAGGGTGCTTACTTCAGCCAGCATGTAAGATAAATAAGCCATGAGCATCATAATAGCAACTTCACGATCAGTGGAGTGCCTGGAAAAAATGCCAAATTAGAGGAACAAACCATAAAAGCATATTAGAAAATCTGAAATTGTATTGAGATTGGTGACACAGGTATCATATCAAGCACACAATTCAATGTGTCCAAGTACCAACCTGCCAAAGTACAGTTTCTTGATGACATAAGCACTGAGAAGTCCACTCTGCAGTAACACCACAAATTCAGTGAGACGGCAGAACTTGACAAGTTAACAAAGCCAAAGGTGGAACCAGGACAAAACTTACAGCTACTCCAAGAAAGGTGCTGGCGCCGAATAGATAGAGGAAATTTCCAATGAACTGTAAGAATTTGAGGCTACTGAAATTTCCAAGATCAAAGTTCTGGATTGCATTGAACAACACAACTGATGTCGCATCATTAACAACACCTTCACCAAACACCAAACTGTACAAGAAGGGTGTCTCATCTTGGTTTAACACCTGCAAGGTGCAAACAGAGTCCGTTGCCGAGAATATTGCCCCAAGTGCTGAAAAAGCGAACGTGCAGAAGGAGTCAAAAGCAAGAAGAGCAGACACGCAATGGAAATTCTTCTTATACTTAGGTTAATGGAAAAGTTTATACTCCAGGTTAAAGAACTGACCGAGGTAGTCTCCAAGCTCAAGGGAGCCTATGTTCAGCCTTGATATTAGCCCCATCGCACCTGTGATAGATTGGGCCAGTGAGACAGATGAGCAACAAAGCAACATGCTGAGTGAAATTTTAAGAGGGAGAGAACCTACCAAGGGATATTATACTGAAGGAGATCAAGGTCCCAACTACAGCAAACAATGTAATAGTCATGAAGTTGCGGAAGAATTGTTTCTTCTTCACTTGGAACCTGGTCAGGGATAGGGGAAAAGAGTAGTGTGAGTCATGCAACTGTTAGGCTCCTTAAGCAAAACTTGCAGTTAATATCTAATATAACTACTATCAGCCTTCCTTGTTACTCTAAAAGATATAGTCACATTCAGTTATTAGAGAGTACGATTTATGCATTAGATAGTTTCACTGTTTTTGAGTCGAACGACTGTCGCAACTAATTGTCGACTAGTCGATGAGTCATAAAAAAAATTCAAGACTCAACAACGTGTCGCAACTGCAGGGTCGACTATTCAAGAGTCGCTACCCAAGACCGACTAGTCGACTCGAAAACCTTGGGTAGTTTCCATCATCTTAACCTAGAAAACCAAATTTTGCAATAAAAGAGGAATCGATAATATGGGACACTCCTAAAATCAGAACAGTTATGTTAGGCTCCAGCATGGAGCACAGCAAATCAGTGACCCTATTCATTAATTTCAATTTCTTTCAAGAGAAGGATTCTCATGAATGATACACAAGAGAAAGCAGCGCAAGACTAGTGCATAAATACTGTAGTAATTTGCATAAGAAGAACATACCCTGCATTAAAAATGATGGGTGGGAGCAGATAGATGAAGAACAAATCCTCGCTGAAGACCATTAAGCGCGAGTTTTTCCCGCTGGACGCGAAGAGGATGACCGTGCCGGCGCCCAGCCCCTGCAGACCCACGCGCGCAAGGATCAAATCAAGCAACCACAACAAACACACACAGAGATGCAGAGGAGCAGACGGTACTGACAAGCAAGAGCGCGGTGGTGGACTCGTTCATCCAGCGATTCTCCTCGAGGAGGTGGCCGACGATGATGCAGATGCACATGAGCGCGACGAACAACCCCACCGCCATGATGGAGGCGTAATCCGCCGGCGGGTCGCCCAGCCCCAGCCCCATCATCCCGCCCTCCGGGCACCGAAATCAATCTCAATCTATGGAAACCAAATTGAGCCCCCCACGCCTGCCTTGTGTTACGCGACAAGAGAAGACAAGAGAGGAGCGAGACGAGCGGCGCAGAGGCAGAGGTCGGCCGGCGGGTCTGGGGAAAGGTGGCGCCTTCGCGGCCAAGGCAGGTGGAGGAGAGAAAGAAAGATCCGTGGAAAGCTACGGCGCGAGGAAACAGGGAGGGGATCCAGGAAGTTGGTTTGGGGATTTTTATGGGCCGTCTCTCGGTGGCGCCACGTGCGGCCAACGAACTCCTTCTGTTTTCCTCTTCTGTTTGTTGGAGCACGAAGAGGAACACGGAACGATTTCATTAGCTTgtctttttttccttcttctaTCTAATAAATAATCGCCTTTTTCAATTTGATTTGAAGTGACGGTGGCGCGAGGGTGGCGTCGGCCCACCAAGGAGCGGGCTGTCCACACCACAGATGAGAATGAGCGAGTCGTCTCGTTGGGAGCCACCTCGAATGACCCGAAGGCTCCAGGCTCCAGCTCCTGCCTGCCTGCAGGGACCCACCGTGGGGAGCTCCTAACCGGCGCCTTAAGCGCCGGTTCAGGAAGCTGGCACTTGCACGCCGCACCTCATGGACCGGCCCACCACACGCTGTAGAAGGAAAAATGTCTCGTGAATAAAACACGCAAACGAACTCCTTCTGTTTTCCTCTTCTGTTTGTTGGAGCACGAAGAGGAACACGGAACGATTTCATTAGCTTgtctttttttccttcttctaTCTAATAAATAATCGCCTTTTTCAATTTGATTTGAAGTGACGGTGGCGCGAGGGTGGCGTCGGCCCACCAAGGAGCGGGCTGTCCACACCACAGATGAGAATGAGCGAGTCGTCTCGTTGGGAGCCACCTCGAATGACCCGAAGGCTCCAGGCTCCAGCTCCTGCCTGCCTGCAGGGACCCACCGTGGGGAGCTCCTAACCGGCGCCTTAAGCGCCGGTTCAGGAAGCTGGCACTTGCACGCCGCACCTCATGGACCGGCCCACCACACGCTGTAGAAGGAAAAATGTCTCGTGAATAAAACACGCAAACGAACTCCTTCTGTTTTCCTCTTCTGTTTGT encodes:
- the LOC125551546 gene encoding sodium/hydrogen exchanger 2-like, producing the protein MMGLGLGDPPADYASIMAVGLFVALMCICIIVGHLLEENRWMNESTTALLLGLGAGTVILFASSGKNSRLMVFSEDLFFIYLLPPIIFNAGFQVKKKQFFRNFMTITLFAVVGTLISFSIISLGAMGLISRLNIGSLELGDYLALGAIFSATDSVCTLQVLNQDETPFLYSLVFGEGVVNDATSVVLFNAIQNFDLGNFSSLKFLQFIGNFLYLFGASTFLGVASGLLSAYVIKKLYFGRHSTDREVAIMMLMAYLSYMLAELLDLSGILTVFFCGIVMSHYTWHNVTESSRVTTKHAFATLSFISETFLFLYVGMDALDIEKWKIVSETYSPMKSIGLSSIIVALVLVARAAFVFPLSYLSNLTKTTPGEKISIRQQVIIWWAGLMRGAVSIALAYNKFAKSGHTQLPSNAIMITSTIIIVLFSTIVFGLLTKPLIRLLIPARHLTREVSALSEPSSPKSFLEQLPGNGPETDLENAVSIRRPTSLRMLLASPTRSVHHYWRKFDNAFMRPVFGGRGFVPFVPGSPTESSVPLLAHGSEN